In Arthrobacter citreus, a single genomic region encodes these proteins:
- a CDS encoding MFS transporter — protein sequence MMDDAPLNKFHIRITALTFGSNFSDGYALGIIGMALSLLGPQMKLNSVWEGLIGSSALIGLFFGSLFLGGLSDRIGRQKIYLANFVIITIASALQFFVHDPYTLFALRILIGVALGGDYAVGSTLLAEFAPRKYRGMLLSSLNVLWTVGYVASNLVGYYLEKTGPDAWRWMLVSAALPGLIVLLLRFGTPESPLWLLKMGRVEEARAIVRKYIGENAIMDETVGTHSKQAYKVTDLFNKQLWKRTTFGSLFYMCQVVPYFAIYTFLPTILSKLGFEETFGVDMVLNLFLLVGAVAGVWCTEKLTRRGFTINTFIILTISLFALTVLPPGLHTIAIIVFAIFTFVMSAASNLTLVYPAELFPTEVRGTGVGLTTAVSRIGSAIGTFLLPISVSSMGMAPSMIGMSIILFIGTIVSIAWAPETKSLSLNEASNPLLEEDLIETNKQSVSIH from the coding sequence ATGATGGATGATGCACCGCTTAATAAATTTCATATTCGGATTACTGCGCTAACGTTTGGATCGAATTTTTCAGACGGCTATGCGTTAGGAATTATAGGCATGGCACTTTCGCTACTTGGCCCACAAATGAAGTTAAATTCAGTTTGGGAAGGGTTAATCGGTAGTTCTGCTTTAATCGGACTTTTTTTCGGTAGTTTGTTTTTAGGCGGATTATCAGATCGCATTGGTAGGCAGAAAATATATTTAGCAAACTTTGTAATTATTACAATCGCATCAGCCCTGCAGTTTTTTGTTCACGATCCATATACGCTATTTGCATTAAGGATATTAATAGGTGTAGCACTTGGTGGGGATTATGCTGTAGGATCAACTTTACTAGCAGAGTTTGCACCTAGAAAGTATAGAGGGATGTTATTATCTTCATTAAACGTATTATGGACAGTAGGATATGTAGCCTCAAATCTAGTAGGCTATTACTTAGAAAAAACGGGTCCAGACGCATGGCGTTGGATGCTAGTAAGTGCTGCACTCCCTGGTTTGATTGTCTTACTGTTACGTTTTGGTACTCCGGAGTCACCACTTTGGTTATTAAAAATGGGTCGTGTTGAAGAAGCACGTGCCATCGTTCGGAAGTATATTGGTGAAAATGCTATAATGGATGAAACAGTTGGTACTCATTCTAAACAAGCATACAAAGTTACGGATTTATTCAATAAACAACTTTGGAAACGTACGACATTCGGATCGCTTTTTTATATGTGTCAAGTAGTTCCTTATTTTGCAATTTATACGTTTCTACCAACTATTTTAAGTAAACTGGGATTTGAAGAAACATTTGGTGTGGATATGGTACTGAACTTGTTCCTTTTAGTAGGGGCGGTTGCTGGTGTTTGGTGCACTGAAAAATTAACTCGTAGAGGATTTACAATTAATACATTTATTATTTTAACGATTTCATTATTTGCTTTAACAGTATTACCGCCAGGACTACATACAATCGCAATCATTGTCTTTGCAATCTTTACTTTTGTAATGTCTGCAGCATCTAATTTAACGTTAGTTTATCCTGCTGAATTATTTCCTACAGAGGTTCGTGGAACTGGAGTTGGATTGACAACAGCAGTTAGTCGAATTGGGTCAGCTATTGGGACTTTCTTATTACCTATAAGTGTTAGTTCAATGGGAATGGCGCCTTCAATGATTGGTATGTCTATCATTTTATTTATAGGTACGATTGTTTCAATAGCTTGGGCTCCAGAAACAAAATCACTATCATTAAATGAAGCTAGTAATCCTTTACTTGAAGAGGATTTAATTGAAACGAATAAACAATCAGTATCGATCCATTAA
- the hutH gene encoding histidine ammonia-lyase — MAKNDFIHPKNIKEVILGDHELSINEVIAVARYGAKVSFTKNYILRIKHSRNLIEKFLEEERAVYGVTTGFGSNVTEVISKEDAHTLQRNIVRSHAVSVGEPLEKEVVRAIQLMILNNIGHGYSGVRIEVLELIASLLNNDILPFVPGDGSVAYLSPEAHMALVLMGEGKAWYKGELLSGIEALERAELKPVTFECKEGLALLSGTTSVTAFAILSNYNAIQAVKTADVAGALSLEALKGTINALDPRLHSVKKHKEQANTARIISMILNDSEIAEQYKDYRLQDALSLRCIPQVHGAVKKVFKNTLENIKNEMISSSDNPIIWPEEEDGIALMGGNFDASYIGIDADTMCIAMANLAKITERRIDRLVNYHVSELPSFLVANPGLNSGYMIPQYTVAGLLNEIRVLSHPATIDNTPTCANQEDVVSFAYYAARKAYQISKKLEHILAIELMVASQALDFHDAFKPSPVTASIHELIRNQVPTVEEDRYFYSDIETICHLIHEGEIISLVEERIGVMEL; from the coding sequence ATGGCCAAGAACGATTTTATTCATCCAAAAAATATTAAAGAGGTTATTCTTGGAGATCATGAGTTGTCGATAAACGAAGTGATTGCAGTTGCAAGATATGGAGCAAAAGTATCATTCACAAAAAACTACATTCTTAGAATAAAACATTCTCGTAATTTAATTGAAAAGTTTCTTGAAGAAGAACGAGCAGTTTATGGAGTAACTACTGGCTTTGGAAGCAATGTTACAGAAGTGATTTCTAAGGAAGATGCACATACTCTTCAACGTAATATCGTCCGATCTCATGCTGTTTCTGTAGGGGAGCCACTTGAAAAAGAAGTAGTAAGAGCTATTCAATTAATGATTTTAAATAATATAGGACATGGCTATTCAGGAGTTCGAATAGAAGTTTTAGAGTTAATTGCTTCACTGCTGAACAATGATATATTGCCTTTTGTTCCTGGTGATGGTTCAGTTGCATACTTATCTCCTGAGGCACATATGGCATTAGTTTTAATGGGTGAAGGAAAAGCATGGTATAAAGGCGAGCTACTAAGTGGCATTGAGGCATTAGAGCGGGCTGAACTAAAGCCAGTAACTTTTGAATGCAAAGAAGGATTAGCACTTTTAAGTGGTACTACTTCAGTAACGGCATTTGCAATACTATCTAACTATAATGCAATTCAAGCTGTAAAAACAGCAGATGTCGCGGGAGCCTTGTCATTAGAAGCACTTAAAGGTACGATAAATGCTTTAGATCCGCGTCTTCACTCGGTAAAAAAACATAAAGAACAAGCAAATACTGCTCGAATCATTTCTATGATTTTAAATGATAGTGAGATTGCAGAGCAGTATAAAGACTATCGATTACAAGATGCACTTAGTTTAAGATGTATACCACAAGTTCATGGTGCAGTTAAAAAAGTATTTAAAAATACTTTGGAAAATATAAAAAATGAAATGATTTCTTCAAGTGATAATCCGATTATATGGCCGGAGGAAGAAGACGGCATTGCATTAATGGGCGGGAATTTTGACGCCTCTTATATAGGGATTGATGCAGATACGATGTGTATAGCAATGGCAAATCTAGCCAAAATTACAGAGCGTCGTATCGATCGACTAGTAAATTATCATGTAAGTGAACTTCCAAGTTTTTTAGTTGCCAATCCGGGTTTAAACAGTGGCTATATGATTCCACAATATACTGTGGCGGGGCTACTTAATGAAATAAGAGTTCTTTCGCATCCTGCAACAATTGATAATACACCTACATGTGCTAACCAAGAAGATGTTGTTAGCTTTGCTTATTATGCTGCTAGAAAAGCATATCAGATTTCTAAAAAACTTGAGCATATTTTAGCAATCGAGTTGATGGTTGCGTCTCAGGCTCTAGATTTCCATGATGCATTTAAACCATCACCAGTAACGGCAAGTATTCACGAGTTAATTAGAAATCAAGTTCCAACAGTCGAAGAGGACCGATATTTTTATTCGGATATCGAGACAATTTGTCATCTGATTCATGAAGGTGAAATTATTTCACTTGTTGAAGAGAGAATAGGCGTCATGGAATTATGA
- a CDS encoding helix-turn-helix domain-containing protein: MNRNATQSAFSNLLLSGTLVHVGTFDEVQKRCGVNTCPNVVMVISIDRYPDLVLESPVQWKKDIGHKLINQLEKTIEVPYLWNWIEEGVIALLIELEENDSELEFNKKIFSMAEAIQNSLESIQITVSIGIGKKYSDPHLLFHSFEEARKSMSGRFFQGNKLIFHSGIRPVEENRLRSLSTEDRIELLALVRMGDEDGVVKQLNTFLDKVANACRLNEDVFKTEVVDLIMLISRVVVESGVSATLIMSKNAQIIQELYHIIRYDKFVKKVCEYAYWLTVQIFNSFNNQMTPIIKKATKYIMENHQSSITLEEIAQYCCLSKYHFSHLFKKEIGTSVIDFLNRLRIEKSIFYLEMTDLNMQEIATRIGFQDSNYFSRIFKKYIKSSPTEYRATKYPHLLGQGVGDT, encoded by the coding sequence ATGAATCGAAATGCCACACAATCAGCTTTTTCAAATTTGTTACTCTCTGGCACACTTGTCCATGTAGGGACTTTTGATGAGGTTCAAAAAAGATGTGGCGTTAATACTTGTCCGAATGTTGTAATGGTGATTTCTATCGATCGTTATCCTGATTTAGTATTAGAAAGCCCAGTGCAATGGAAAAAAGATATTGGCCATAAGCTCATTAATCAACTTGAGAAAACGATAGAAGTTCCTTATTTATGGAATTGGATAGAAGAAGGGGTAATTGCTCTTTTAATTGAACTTGAAGAGAATGATAGTGAGTTAGAATTCAATAAAAAGATTTTTAGTATGGCAGAAGCTATTCAAAATTCGTTAGAATCTATTCAGATTACGGTTTCTATTGGTATTGGTAAAAAATACAGTGATCCGCATCTTTTATTCCATTCATTTGAAGAGGCAAGAAAATCGATGTCAGGTCGTTTTTTCCAAGGGAACAAGCTGATTTTTCATAGTGGAATTAGACCTGTGGAGGAAAATAGATTAAGGTCACTTTCAACCGAAGATCGAATTGAATTACTAGCACTTGTTCGAATGGGTGACGAAGATGGGGTCGTAAAACAGTTAAATACATTTCTTGATAAAGTAGCGAATGCATGTAGATTAAATGAAGATGTATTTAAGACTGAAGTAGTCGATTTAATCATGTTAATATCAAGAGTTGTTGTAGAGTCCGGGGTGAGTGCAACACTCATAATGTCCAAAAATGCACAAATAATTCAAGAGCTGTATCATATTATTCGTTATGATAAATTCGTGAAAAAAGTTTGTGAATATGCGTATTGGTTAACAGTCCAAATATTTAACTCCTTTAATAATCAAATGACACCGATTATTAAAAAAGCAACAAAATATATTATGGAAAATCATCAATCAAGTATCACGCTTGAGGAAATTGCACAATATTGTTGTTTAAGTAAGTATCATTTCAGTCATCTGTTCAAAAAAGAAATTGGAACAAGTGTAATCGATTTCTTAAATAGACTTAGAATCGAAAAATCGATTTTTTATTTAGAAATGACTGATTTAAACATGCAAGAAATTGCGACCCGAATTGGTTTTCAAGATTCAAATTACTTTAGTCGTATATTTAAAAAATATATAAAAAGTAGCCCTACAGAATACAGGGCTACTAAATATCCACATTTATTAGGACAGGGCGTAGGGGATACATGA
- a CDS encoding SDR family NAD(P)-dependent oxidoreductase, with protein MKKYTVITGASSGIGYESALAFAARGKNLIVVARRTEELEKLKSEIVKLNADLDVVIKTADLSVVKNTYELYEGLKEYQIETWINNAGFGNFASVGEQNLSKIENMLNLNIESLTILTSLYVRDYSTVEGTQVINISSGGGYTIIGNAITYCATKFYVSAFTEGLAHELKEQGAKMKAKVLAPAATETEFAKVSYDLEENIKFEGVLPKYHTAKEMAGFMLDLYDSEKVVGKVDGITYEFQLLDPLYPYASRLERQD; from the coding sequence ATGAAAAAATATACTGTTATTACAGGAGCGAGTTCAGGAATTGGATATGAATCGGCACTTGCATTCGCTGCTCGTGGTAAAAATTTAATCGTTGTTGCACGTAGAACGGAAGAGCTTGAAAAGTTAAAATCTGAAATCGTAAAATTAAATGCTGATCTCGATGTTGTCATTAAAACCGCTGATTTGTCTGTTGTTAAAAACACGTATGAGTTATATGAAGGGCTTAAAGAATATCAAATTGAAACTTGGATTAATAACGCAGGCTTTGGTAATTTTGCATCAGTTGGAGAACAAAATTTATCAAAGATTGAGAACATGCTTAATTTGAATATTGAATCCTTAACGATTTTAACTTCACTATATGTACGTGATTATTCAACAGTTGAAGGCACACAAGTAATTAATATTTCATCAGGTGGTGGATACACGATTATTGGAAATGCCATCACATATTGCGCAACTAAATTTTATGTTAGTGCTTTTACAGAAGGACTTGCCCATGAATTAAAAGAGCAAGGTGCAAAAATGAAAGCAAAAGTTTTAGCACCTGCAGCCACTGAAACGGAATTTGCGAAAGTATCATATGATTTAGAAGAAAATATCAAATTTGAGGGCGTTCTACCAAAATATCATACTGCCAAAGAAATGGCTGGTTTCATGTTGGACCTGTATGACAGTGAAAAGGTAGTAGGAAAGGTTGATGGAATTACATATGAATTCCAATTATTAGATCCACTCTACCCTTATGCTTCAAGACTAGAAAGACAGGACTAA
- a CDS encoding MerR family transcriptional regulator: MYSIGEVAKALGISTHTLRYYEKENIILPDRTTNGERLYSESHIKWLRFVLKLKETQMPINKIKEYAHLYTEGDHTSLARLELLVEHKQSIENQLKTLNETNQMLEKKIYSYKEIIQKNSSKKIKPY, from the coding sequence ATGTACTCAATTGGAGAAGTTGCTAAGGCGTTAGGAATAAGCACTCATACATTACGATATTATGAAAAAGAAAATATCATACTTCCAGATCGAACTACTAATGGTGAACGATTATATTCTGAATCACACATTAAGTGGTTAAGATTTGTCCTAAAGTTAAAAGAAACACAAATGCCCATTAATAAAATTAAAGAATATGCACATTTATATACAGAAGGTGATCACACCTCGCTAGCTAGATTAGAATTATTAGTGGAGCATAAACAGTCAATCGAAAATCAGTTAAAAACGTTAAATGAAACGAACCAAATGCTAGAGAAAAAAATCTATTCATATAAAGAAATAATTCAAAAGAATAGTAGCAAAAAAATAAAACCTTATTGA
- a CDS encoding cytochrome c oxidase assembly protein encodes MNNKFFHYFHLNSFEFLITLLITLLIFSYLLAATNNKKNEWPKTRSILWVTGMLCILVSVTGPIANLSHHLFVFHMIMHLLLGMLAPFFIALSRPITLLLISLQIKHARRLSRVLRSTPVQLLTNPVSTLILNIGGLWVLYTSQAFYLFHNNLTLLILLHIHLFLAGYFFTTSIISIEPTSHKYSFIFRSFIMVIALAGHDILSKLLFSNGLDHSFNDVQSGAVLMYYGGDFIDLLIIIVLCFNWYKATAFTKQMR; translated from the coding sequence TTGAATAATAAATTTTTTCATTACTTTCATTTGAATTCATTTGAATTCCTTATTACCTTGCTAATAACACTTTTAATTTTTAGTTATTTATTGGCTGCAACGAATAATAAAAAAAATGAATGGCCAAAAACTCGTTCAATATTATGGGTAACAGGAATGCTTTGTATATTAGTTTCTGTTACTGGGCCAATTGCAAACTTAAGTCATCATCTGTTTGTTTTCCATATGATTATGCACTTATTGCTAGGAATGTTGGCACCTTTTTTTATAGCTTTATCTCGACCAATCACTTTATTACTGATATCACTACAAATTAAACATGCTAGACGTTTATCGCGAGTTTTGAGAAGTACCCCAGTCCAACTATTAACTAATCCTGTTAGTACTTTGATTTTAAACATTGGAGGACTCTGGGTTCTTTACACTTCTCAAGCTTTTTATTTATTTCATAACAATCTAACTCTGTTAATACTTTTACATATTCATTTGTTTTTAGCGGGATATTTTTTTACAACTTCAATTATTTCAATCGAACCAACCTCCCATAAATACAGTTTTATTTTTCGTTCATTTATTATGGTCATTGCATTAGCTGGTCATGATATTTTATCGAAATTACTTTTTTCGAACGGGCTAGATCATTCTTTTAATGATGTTCAATCTGGAGCAGTGTTAATGTACTATGGAGGGGACTTTATCGACTTGTTAATAATCATTGTACTTTGTTTTAATTGGTATAAAGCAACTGCTTTTACTAAACAAATGCGTTAA
- a CDS encoding DUF2243 domain-containing protein yields the protein MTIQTNTSYLHLNLYSGFLFGLGLVAFFDEVVFHQLLHWHHFYDKSTTSVGLVSDGLFHAFSWFATIASLFLFANLRRKKALYLKRWFGGLLLGAGIFQLYDGTVQHKWLKLHQIRYNVDPLPYDLTWNITATVMTLIGIILLFKTRNRSGQIE from the coding sequence ATGACAATTCAAACTAATACCTCATATTTACATCTAAATCTATATTCAGGCTTTTTATTCGGACTTGGGTTGGTGGCATTTTTTGATGAGGTGGTTTTTCATCAACTTCTTCACTGGCACCACTTTTACGATAAGTCAACTACTAGTGTAGGGCTAGTTTCAGATGGGCTATTTCATGCTTTTAGTTGGTTTGCAACAATTGCATCTTTATTTTTGTTTGCAAATTTAAGAAGAAAAAAAGCGCTCTATCTTAAAAGATGGTTTGGAGGTTTGTTACTTGGAGCAGGAATTTTCCAGCTTTATGATGGAACCGTTCAGCATAAATGGTTGAAACTTCATCAAATCAGGTATAATGTTGATCCTCTTCCTTACGATTTAACTTGGAATATTACTGCCACTGTTATGACTTTGATCGGTATCATTCTACTATTTAAAACGCGAAACAGAAGTGGTCAAATTGAATAA
- a CDS encoding MFS transporter produces MTLGNSMLIPVLPKLEQQLNISGFKVSMIITVYSVFAIILIPIAGYLSDLFGRKKVIIPSLIIAGIGGTIAGWVCWKLDNPYMWLIVGRIVQGIGSAGAMPVVIPCVGDMFKDEKEVSKGLGLVETSNTFGKVLSPILGSVLAAVIWFLPFLTIPLLCLISIILILIFVKPPKQQPKGKKDKKKFKLFIRSIRRIFRNNGKWLYTIFILGAIIMFVLFGMLFYLSSILEKRYQIIGILKGCVLAIPLAALSYTSYKTGKKIGNQKEAMKKCIVIGFILISLSFVIPIFMKSIYMIITSLLISGVGIGLSLPSLDALITEGIEKEERGTITSLYSSLRFVGVAAGPPTFAFLMKKPDNYMLFLSIILAVIGVILAIKFIKPKQEQEPATQGNK; encoded by the coding sequence ATGACTTTAGGTAATTCAATGTTGATTCCCGTACTACCAAAATTAGAACAACAATTAAATATATCAGGATTCAAAGTATCGATGATTATTACTGTTTATTCAGTCTTCGCGATTATTCTTATTCCTATAGCAGGTTATTTATCAGATCTTTTTGGACGGAAAAAAGTTATTATTCCAAGTTTAATAATTGCTGGAATTGGTGGAACTATTGCCGGTTGGGTATGTTGGAAATTAGATAATCCATATATGTGGTTGATTGTTGGTAGAATTGTTCAAGGAATCGGCTCAGCCGGGGCAATGCCAGTAGTTATTCCATGTGTAGGGGATATGTTTAAAGATGAAAAAGAAGTAAGTAAAGGGCTAGGTTTAGTTGAGACATCCAATACTTTTGGGAAAGTACTAAGTCCAATACTTGGGTCAGTATTAGCAGCAGTCATTTGGTTTTTGCCATTTTTAACAATTCCGTTGCTATGCCTTATTTCAATTATTTTAATTTTAATATTTGTAAAACCTCCAAAACAACAACCAAAAGGAAAGAAAGATAAGAAAAAATTTAAATTATTTATAAGATCAATCCGGAGAATATTTCGTAATAATGGTAAATGGCTTTATACGATATTTATTTTAGGTGCAATCATAATGTTCGTTTTATTTGGTATGCTTTTTTATCTATCGTCAATTTTAGAGAAGCGATATCAAATTATAGGTATTTTAAAAGGCTGTGTATTGGCAATTCCTTTGGCAGCATTATCATACACATCATATAAGACAGGTAAAAAAATTGGAAACCAAAAAGAGGCAATGAAAAAGTGTATCGTCATTGGCTTCATTCTTATTAGCCTTTCTTTTGTAATTCCTATTTTCATGAAAAGTATTTATATGATTATTACGAGCTTATTAATAAGTGGGGTGGGAATTGGATTGTCACTACCAAGCTTAGATGCATTAATAACAGAGGGAATTGAAAAAGAAGAAAGAGGAACGATTACATCTTTATATAGTTCTTTACGATTCGTAGGTGTAGCTGCAGGACCGCCAACCTTTGCATTTTTAATGAAAAAGCCAGACAACTATATGTTATTTTTATCAATTATTTTAGCTGTAATTGGCGTTATTTTAGCGATAAAATTTATTAAACCAAAACAAGAACAAGAACCAGCGACACAAGGTAACAAGTAG
- a CDS encoding Ku protein, whose protein sequence is MHTVWKGTISMGLVTIPVKLFSAVEDKDIKFRQYHKDCKTPISYKKVASCDEEVTQEEIIKVFETPNGRVVEITEEEINKLKEEFELKTVSIIDFVKLVEIDPVYFDKTYYIGPDAGGTKAYALLSEILKKSKKIGLAKITIRSKQHLAAIRPYKNAIILETLHFPDEIRAIESLPGGVPEKAGLAERELQAGMMLVEQLTTTFSPENYTDTYRTALEQLISEKVNKNDYIATGQEQPAEQKNVVDLMSALQASIDRTKGQATLEKKPKTRAPKKATS, encoded by the coding sequence ATGCATACAGTTTGGAAGGGTACGATCAGTATGGGATTAGTAACGATTCCTGTTAAATTATTTTCTGCTGTTGAAGATAAGGATATTAAGTTTCGCCAATACCATAAGGATTGTAAAACACCGATTTCATATAAAAAAGTGGCTAGTTGTGATGAAGAGGTAACTCAAGAAGAAATTATTAAAGTTTTTGAAACACCGAATGGTCGGGTAGTAGAAATAACTGAAGAGGAAATTAATAAGTTAAAGGAAGAATTTGAGCTGAAAACTGTATCAATAATTGATTTTGTTAAGCTTGTAGAAATCGATCCTGTGTATTTCGATAAAACATATTATATTGGTCCAGATGCTGGGGGAACAAAGGCATATGCGTTGCTTTCAGAAATATTGAAGAAAAGTAAAAAAATCGGCCTTGCAAAAATAACAATTCGAAGCAAACAGCATTTAGCTGCGATTCGACCTTATAAAAACGCAATTATACTTGAAACTTTACATTTTCCAGATGAGATTAGAGCAATTGAAAGTCTTCCTGGCGGTGTTCCTGAAAAAGCTGGACTGGCGGAGCGCGAGTTGCAGGCTGGAATGATGCTAGTTGAACAATTAACGACGACTTTTAGCCCTGAAAACTATACTGATACTTATCGTACGGCGTTGGAGCAATTAATCTCTGAAAAAGTAAATAAAAATGATTATATAGCAACAGGCCAGGAGCAACCAGCTGAACAAAAAAATGTTGTTGATTTAATGTCGGCATTACAAGCTAGTATTGATCGAACAAAGGGTCAAGCAACCCTTGAGAAAAAGCCTAAGACAAGAGCTCCAAAAAAGGCAACGAGTTAA
- a CDS encoding DNA ligase, whose product MELNPIFPFEPIATNSVPTGPEWISQIKWDGVRILTYFDGTEVKLYNRKLNDRTNIFPELTNLKSYTAAQSIILDGEVIALDQNGNPSFHEVMRRDGIRRRDRIDSAIEAVPIFYMIFDILFYNGEWVTDLPLQERQGLLSVVIEPNKHIQVVPSNPDGVALFDVAKQHGLEGIVCKKLTSKYLINGKNDAWQKVKNYKDIIAVIGGVTYRSGVVNSVLVGLYNEKNEFVYIGHVGTGKLTNSDWKDLTTVIESIKIEKNSFSNQPKRIKEIQWIQPLLTVKVQFIEWTEGHSLRQPSIQAFVDKDPKDCTFSD is encoded by the coding sequence ATGGAGCTAAATCCAATTTTTCCTTTTGAACCAATTGCCACTAATTCAGTTCCTACTGGTCCCGAATGGATCTCACAAATAAAATGGGATGGAGTAAGGATCCTAACATATTTTGATGGGACGGAAGTTAAATTATATAATCGCAAATTAAATGATCGTACTAACATATTTCCAGAACTAACAAATCTAAAATCTTATACTGCTGCACAGTCAATCATTTTAGATGGAGAAGTCATTGCTTTAGATCAAAACGGCAATCCATCTTTTCATGAGGTTATGCGTAGAGACGGAATTCGACGTCGGGACCGAATCGATTCAGCTATAGAAGCCGTACCAATCTTTTATATGATATTTGATATTCTTTTTTACAATGGTGAATGGGTAACTGATTTGCCATTACAAGAAAGACAAGGGCTATTATCAGTTGTGATTGAACCAAACAAGCACATACAAGTAGTTCCAAGCAATCCAGATGGAGTTGCATTATTTGATGTCGCGAAACAACATGGTTTAGAAGGAATTGTATGTAAAAAACTCACGAGCAAATATTTAATTAACGGCAAGAACGATGCTTGGCAAAAAGTAAAAAATTATAAGGATATTATAGCTGTAATTGGCGGGGTAACATATCGGTCAGGTGTTGTTAACTCAGTTTTAGTTGGGCTTTATAATGAGAAAAATGAATTCGTCTATATTGGACATGTTGGAACAGGAAAATTAACGAATTCAGACTGGAAAGATCTTACGACGGTAATTGAATCAATCAAAATTGAAAAAAATTCGTTTAGTAATCAGCCAAAAAGAATAAAAGAAATTCAATGGATCCAGCCATTGTTAACGGTTAAAGTTCAATTTATTGAATGGACTGAAGGACATTCATTAAGACAACCAAGTATTCAAGCGTTTGTTGATAAAGATCCTAAAGATTGTACTTTTTCAGATTAG
- the ligD gene encoding DNA ligase D: MNKSVFSKRDRNYIGLFFILGFDLKLEKFLVGVIKGNDIVQIGSFSKGISEDEKRILIQAIEANKKGTDNNLINVDPGICIELEFQSIVNEKLKNAKFLSFQLQQAWKECTWDGLLLTNLIVEQELTLTSLEKVIWKSPYINKESFLSYLAQIAIYMLPFLKNRLLTTIRFPDGIEGESFFQKNCPDYAPSFIKTEEQEGNNFIICNDVSTLLWLGNQLAIEYHIPFQTYDADNPIEIVFDLDPPSTDAFSLAIKAALEMKLIFDSFQIKSYPKVSGSKGIQVHIPIKENSLTYDDTRVFTSFIAHYLIEKFPDDFTIERLKKNRNNRLYIDYVQHAKGKTIICPYSTRGKEKPTVATPLFWDEVNDELKIETFTIPFVLNRLENSPCPMEDYFEQENISLVNLISKIKESQLK, translated from the coding sequence ATGAATAAATCCGTATTTAGTAAACGAGATCGAAATTATATAGGTCTTTTCTTTATTTTAGGATTTGATTTAAAGCTAGAGAAATTCTTAGTTGGGGTCATAAAAGGAAATGATATTGTACAAATTGGCTCTTTCTCAAAAGGAATTAGTGAAGATGAAAAGCGCATTTTGATTCAAGCTATAGAAGCTAATAAAAAGGGGACCGATAATAATTTAATTAATGTGGATCCTGGGATTTGTATTGAATTGGAGTTTCAAAGCATTGTAAATGAAAAATTAAAAAATGCAAAATTTTTATCATTTCAGTTACAGCAAGCATGGAAAGAATGTACTTGGGATGGCCTGCTGTTAACTAATCTAATTGTAGAGCAAGAACTAACACTCACAAGTCTGGAAAAGGTAATTTGGAAAAGTCCTTATATAAATAAGGAGAGTTTTTTATCCTATTTAGCACAAATAGCTATTTACATGCTTCCATTTCTGAAAAATCGGTTATTAACAACGATTCGTTTCCCTGATGGAATAGAAGGTGAATCTTTTTTTCAAAAAAATTGTCCAGATTATGCCCCAAGTTTTATTAAAACGGAAGAACAAGAAGGAAACAATTTTATTATTTGTAATGATGTATCAACCTTACTCTGGTTAGGGAATCAATTGGCAATTGAGTACCATATCCCTTTTCAAACATATGATGCGGACAATCCAATTGAAATCGTATTTGATTTGGATCCACCGAGTACAGATGCTTTTTCATTAGCAATAAAAGCCGCATTAGAAATGAAATTAATCTTTGATTCGTTTCAAATAAAAAGCTATCCTAAAGTGTCAGGAAGTAAGGGGATTCAAGTTCATATTCCGATTAAAGAAAATTCACTAACCTATGATGATACAAGAGTATTTACTTCTTTTATTGCACATTATTTAATTGAGAAATTTCCAGATGATTTTACAATAGAAAGATTAAAGAAAAATCGAAACAACCGTCTTTATATTGATTATGTACAGCATGCAAAAGGAAAAACAATTATTTGCCCATATTCAACGAGGGGGAAGGAGAAACCGACAGTTGCAACTCCTCTTTTTTGGGATGAGGTAAATGATGAATTAAAAATTGAAACTTTTACAATTCCTTTTGTCTTAAATCGATTAGAAAATAGTCCTTGCCCAATGGAAGACTATTTTGAGCAAGAAAATATTTCATTAGTGAATTTAATTTCTAAAATTAAAGAAAGCCAATTAAAGTAA